Proteins co-encoded in one Betaproteobacteria bacterium genomic window:
- a CDS encoding insulinase family protein, with protein MFSSRFTVTAFLRFAAWGLCLAASHFAHATLPIEAWTLPNGARVLFVENRALPMLDVSVDFPAGSSRDDPATSGLAGMTVALMRLGTQSLDEAKIAAELADVGAQMGSRFDTDRSGYGLRTLSSAKERERALAVLADVLQAPTFPADVLEREKNRLAAALKEADSKPETIAQRAFSAAVYGSHPYGLRGSGERATLERLTVADLEQFYRQWFRSDWAVVALMGDISREEADAVARRLTERLPRAGGPVPPLPAVEDLAAPVQRVIDHPASQSHILVGQPGITRTDPDYFPLFVGNYILGGGGFASRMVEEVRQKRGLAYSSYSYFSPLEQRGVFQIGLQTKKEQAAQALEVVRDTVTRFVAEGPTPAELEAARMNLVGGFPLRIDSNKKIHDYLGLIGFYRLPLDYLDRFVENIESVSVEQVRDAFRRRVNPDRMVTVVVAGAVPQK; from the coding sequence ATGTTCTCTTCCCGTTTCACCGTCACCGCGTTCCTGCGATTCGCCGCGTGGGGTCTGTGTCTTGCCGCATCGCATTTCGCGCATGCGACGCTTCCCATCGAGGCCTGGACGCTGCCCAACGGCGCCCGTGTCCTCTTCGTGGAGAACCGCGCCCTGCCCATGCTGGACGTGAGCGTCGATTTTCCTGCCGGTTCCTCGCGCGACGATCCGGCCACGTCAGGGCTCGCGGGCATGACGGTCGCCCTCATGCGGCTGGGCACGCAATCTCTCGACGAAGCGAAGATCGCAGCAGAGCTGGCGGACGTCGGCGCGCAAATGGGCAGCCGGTTCGACACCGACCGCTCCGGCTACGGACTGCGCACTCTGTCCAGTGCGAAGGAGCGCGAGCGTGCGCTGGCGGTCCTCGCCGACGTGCTGCAGGCGCCCACGTTCCCGGCCGACGTCCTGGAGCGCGAGAAGAACCGGCTCGCCGCCGCATTGAAGGAAGCCGACTCCAAGCCCGAGACCATCGCCCAGCGGGCATTCAGCGCGGCCGTGTACGGGTCCCACCCGTACGGGCTGCGGGGTTCCGGTGAACGCGCCACGCTGGAACGCCTGACGGTGGCCGACCTCGAGCAGTTCTACCGGCAGTGGTTCCGATCCGACTGGGCCGTGGTCGCGCTCATGGGAGACATCTCGCGGGAGGAAGCCGATGCGGTCGCGCGGCGCCTCACCGAGCGCTTGCCCCGGGCCGGCGGGCCGGTCCCCCCGCTGCCCGCAGTCGAGGATCTCGCGGCTCCCGTGCAGCGTGTCATCGACCATCCGGCAAGCCAGAGCCACATCCTCGTCGGCCAGCCGGGCATCACCCGCACCGATCCCGACTACTTTCCGCTCTTCGTGGGCAACTACATCCTGGGCGGGGGCGGATTCGCCTCACGCATGGTGGAGGAGGTGAGGCAGAAGCGCGGCCTCGCCTACAGCTCCTACAGTTACTTCTCGCCGCTGGAGCAGCGCGGTGTCTTCCAGATCGGCCTGCAGACGAAGAAGGAACAGGCGGCGCAGGCCCTGGAGGTCGTCCGGGATACCGTCACACGCTTCGTGGCGGAGGGCCCCACGCCTGCCGAGCTTGAGGCGGCCAGGATGAACCTCGTCGGTGGATTTCCCCTGCGCATCGACTCCAACAAGAAGATCCACGACTATCTTGGCCTCATCGGCTTCTACCGGCTGCCGCTCGACTACCTCGACCGGTTCGTGGAGAACATCGAGTCGGTGAGCGTCGAACAGGTGCGGGATGCCTTCCGCCGCCGGGTGAACCCCGATCGCATGGTCACCGTCGTCGTGGCCGGGGCCGTGCCGCAGAAGTGA
- a CDS encoding protoheme IX farnesyltransferase, with the protein MASSLTLPTIGSRLQQFYQLTKPRVVSLIVFTAVIGMFLATPGWVPLQPLLGATIGIGLVAGAAAVINCLVEQKLDALMARTRARPLPMGQLTSLQALAFASVIGGLGMWILYTFVNPLTMWLTAATFVGYAVIYTVLLKPATPQNIVIGGASGAMPPVLGWAAATGQVTHEALLLFLIIFVWTPPHFWSLALYRRNEYAKAGLPMLPVTHGEKFTRLNVLLYTVALVAVTMLPFAVRMSGWVYLAGAMILGGIFLRYAWRIYVTYSDALAQKTFRYSIVYLTALFAVLLVDHYLGW; encoded by the coding sequence ATGGCGTCCAGTCTGACCTTGCCCACGATCGGCTCACGCCTGCAACAGTTCTACCAGCTCACCAAGCCCAGGGTCGTGTCGCTGATCGTCTTCACCGCGGTCATCGGGATGTTCCTGGCCACGCCGGGATGGGTGCCGCTGCAGCCCCTGCTGGGGGCGACCATCGGCATCGGCCTCGTCGCCGGGGCCGCAGCCGTGATCAACTGCCTGGTGGAACAGAAGCTCGATGCCCTCATGGCGCGCACTCGCGCCCGGCCCCTTCCCATGGGGCAGCTCACCTCCCTGCAGGCGCTGGCATTCGCTTCGGTGATCGGCGGCCTGGGCATGTGGATCCTGTACACCTTCGTCAATCCGCTCACCATGTGGCTCACGGCAGCCACGTTCGTCGGCTACGCCGTGATCTACACGGTCCTGCTCAAGCCGGCCACACCCCAGAACATCGTGATCGGCGGCGCGTCCGGAGCCATGCCGCCGGTGCTCGGCTGGGCCGCCGCCACCGGCCAGGTGACGCACGAGGCGTTGCTCCTGTTCCTCATCATCTTCGTCTGGACGCCCCCGCACTTCTGGTCGCTGGCCCTGTACCGCCGCAACGAATACGCGAAGGCCGGCCTGCCGATGCTGCCCGTGACCCATGGCGAAAAATTCACGCGGCTCAACGTCCTTCTCTACACGGTGGCGCTGGTCGCCGTCACGATGCTCCCCTTCGCGGTGCGCATGAGCGGCTGGGTATACCTGGCCGGCGCCATGATCCTGGGCGGCATCTTTCTGCGGTACGCCTGGCGGATCTACGTCACGTACTCCGATGCCCTGGCGCAGAAGACCTTCCGCTACTCGATCGTCTACCTCACCGCGTTGTTCGCCGTGCTGCTGGTGGACCACTACCTGGGCTGGTGA
- a CDS encoding insulinase family protein: MTRFDSLTRRFAGAALLGTLAVPLPSPAAQGDVRDRVLSNGMKIIVMEDHRAPTVASMVWYRAGSMDEKSGTTGVAHVLEHMMFKGTRDNPGDKFSKTIAQAGGRENAFTNKDYTAYFQQLHKSKLPIALGLEADRMQNLVLSDEEFAKEIRVVMEERRMRTDDQPRSLLYEQFNSAAYAVHPYQWPIIGWMNDLENMTVADAREWYRTWYTPNNALLVVVGDVEPEEVFRLAEEKFGPLAARDLPVRKPAVEPPQRGTKRLVVKAPGELPYLLMGWHVPVLRDVGKDWEPYALSVLVGILDGNDAARLDRTLVREQRVAVSAGASYDSVNRGPGMFFMDGVPAAGRTVADLESALRQQLQRVVDEGVSEVELDRIKAQVIAQQVYERDSMFYQAMQMGILENAGLPFDSDEVQSRRVREVTSEQIRDVARRYLVDERLTVAVLEPQSLVKQAGTVPAGHD, from the coding sequence ATGACACGTTTCGACAGCCTGACGCGCCGCTTCGCCGGTGCGGCACTGCTGGGAACGCTTGCCGTCCCGCTTCCGTCCCCCGCAGCACAGGGCGATGTCCGGGATCGCGTTCTCTCCAATGGAATGAAGATCATCGTGATGGAAGATCACCGGGCGCCCACGGTCGCCTCGATGGTCTGGTACCGCGCCGGCAGCATGGACGAGAAGAGCGGAACCACCGGCGTCGCCCATGTGCTCGAGCACATGATGTTCAAGGGGACCCGGGACAATCCCGGGGACAAGTTCTCCAAGACCATCGCCCAGGCCGGCGGACGCGAGAATGCCTTCACCAACAAGGACTACACGGCCTACTTCCAGCAGCTCCACAAGTCCAAGCTGCCGATCGCCCTGGGCCTGGAAGCCGACCGCATGCAGAACCTGGTGCTCTCCGACGAAGAGTTCGCCAAGGAGATCCGCGTGGTCATGGAAGAGCGGCGCATGCGCACCGACGACCAGCCGCGTTCCCTGCTGTACGAGCAGTTCAATTCCGCCGCCTACGCCGTTCATCCCTATCAGTGGCCCATCATCGGCTGGATGAACGATCTGGAGAACATGACCGTCGCCGATGCCCGCGAGTGGTACCGGACCTGGTACACGCCCAACAACGCGCTTCTCGTGGTCGTGGGCGATGTCGAACCCGAGGAGGTCTTCCGGCTGGCCGAGGAGAAGTTCGGACCGCTGGCCGCACGCGACCTTCCCGTACGCAAGCCCGCGGTCGAACCGCCCCAGCGAGGGACGAAGCGGCTCGTGGTCAAGGCGCCCGGCGAACTTCCCTATCTGCTCATGGGATGGCACGTGCCCGTTCTGCGCGATGTCGGGAAGGACTGGGAGCCTTACGCGCTGAGCGTTCTGGTGGGCATTCTCGACGGCAACGACGCGGCTCGCCTGGATCGCACCCTGGTGCGGGAACAGCGCGTCGCGGTGAGCGCGGGCGCCAGTTACGACAGCGTCAATCGGGGTCCGGGCATGTTCTTCATGGACGGTGTCCCGGCGGCCGGCAGGACCGTGGCCGATCTCGAGTCCGCGCTGCGCCAGCAGCTTCAGCGCGTGGTCGACGAAGGCGTGAGCGAAGTGGAACTGGATCGCATCAAGGCGCAGGTCATCGCGCAGCAGGTGTACGAGCGCGACTCCATGTTCTATCAGGCCATGCAGATGGGCATCCTGGAGAACGCAGGTCTTCCGTTCGATTCCGATGAAGTGCAGTCCCGCCGGGTGCGCGAGGTGACCTCCGAGCAGATTCGCGACGTCGCGCGGCGCTATCTCGTCGACGAACGCCTGACCGTCGCCGTTCTCGAACCCCAGTCTCTCGTGAAGCAGGCCGGAACCGTGCCTGCCGGGCACGATTGA
- a CDS encoding SCO family protein, translating into MVSTARRSFVLGTAGLALGTLLAACGRKEGPRFQSTDITGAEFARDFTLKDHNGTTRTLADFRGKVVVVFFGYTHCPDVCPTTLIKLKAVMGLLGPDAAKVQMLLVSVDPERDTPEVLKVYTTGFDPTFLGLAGTREELERTTKEFRVIAQKQPGQTPETYTVDHSSALYAFDTTGKVRLYITGSATPEAMAADLRLLVAGA; encoded by the coding sequence CTGGTGAGCACCGCGCGTCGCAGTTTCGTCCTCGGCACGGCGGGACTGGCCCTCGGGACCTTGCTGGCTGCCTGCGGCCGCAAGGAGGGTCCCCGGTTCCAGTCGACGGACATCACCGGGGCCGAATTCGCCCGGGACTTCACGCTCAAGGATCACAACGGAACCACGCGCACGCTGGCGGACTTCCGGGGCAAGGTGGTCGTGGTCTTCTTCGGTTACACCCATTGCCCCGACGTGTGTCCCACGACCCTCATCAAGCTCAAGGCCGTGATGGGTCTCCTCGGACCTGACGCCGCCAAGGTCCAGATGCTGCTCGTGTCCGTGGACCCCGAGCGTGACACCCCCGAAGTGCTGAAGGTCTACACGACCGGATTCGATCCCACCTTCCTGGGTCTTGCAGGCACCCGCGAAGAACTGGAGCGGACAACCAAGGAATTCCGGGTCATCGCCCAGAAGCAACCCGGGCAGACGCCGGAGACCTACACAGTGGATCACTCCTCGGCGCTGTACGCCTTCGACACGACCGGCAAGGTGCGGCTGTACATCACAGGCAGTGCCACGCCCGAGGCCATGGCAGCCGACCTCAGGTTGCTGGTGGCAGGCGCCTAG
- the rpoH gene encoding RNA polymerase sigma factor RpoH produces MSTALSLATPVPSPATIDSYIQSVGRFPLLSQEEETDLARRYRNDEDLEAARMLVLSHLRLVVAIARGYMGYGLQQADLIQEGNIGLMKAVKRFDPERGVRLVSFAVHWIRAEIHEFILRNWRIVKIATTKAQRKLFFNLRSMKAGLNTLTPDEVDAMAQELRVKPEEVVEMETRLGGGDVALEPADDDEEVFSPIAYLSNPEDEPGRLLENAQTERVRTEGLAQALAALDPRSRRIIEARWLRETDTATLHELAEEFGVSAERIRQIEVQAMKKLRLAMAEAA; encoded by the coding sequence ATGTCCACCGCCCTGTCCCTTGCGACCCCGGTTCCGTCCCCGGCCACCATCGACAGCTACATCCAGTCGGTGGGCCGCTTTCCCCTGCTTTCGCAGGAGGAAGAGACGGATCTCGCCCGGCGCTATCGCAACGACGAAGATCTGGAAGCTGCCCGCATGCTGGTGCTGTCGCATCTGCGGCTGGTGGTGGCGATCGCGCGGGGATACATGGGGTACGGATTGCAGCAGGCCGATCTCATCCAGGAAGGAAACATCGGCCTGATGAAGGCGGTCAAGCGCTTCGACCCGGAACGCGGCGTTCGTCTGGTCTCCTTTGCCGTGCACTGGATCCGCGCCGAGATCCACGAGTTCATTCTCCGCAACTGGCGCATCGTCAAGATCGCAACGACCAAGGCCCAGCGGAAGCTGTTCTTCAATCTCCGCAGCATGAAGGCGGGATTGAACACCCTCACGCCGGACGAAGTGGACGCCATGGCGCAGGAACTCCGGGTGAAACCCGAGGAAGTGGTGGAGATGGAAACCCGGCTGGGTGGCGGCGATGTGGCGCTGGAGCCGGCAGACGACGACGAGGAGGTGTTCAGCCCGATCGCCTATCTGTCCAACCCGGAGGACGAACCAGGCCGCCTGCTGGAAAACGCCCAGACGGAACGGGTGCGCACCGAAGGTCTGGCCCAGGCGTTGGCAGCGCTGGATCCACGCAGCCGCAGAATCATCGAAGCCCGGTGGCTGCGTGAAACGGATACGGCCACGCTGCACGAACTGGCCGAGGAATTCGGTGTGTCGGCGGAGCGCATCCGCCAGATCGAAGTGCAGGCAATGAAGAAACTGCGTCTGGCCATGGCAGAAGCCGCCTGA
- the ftsY gene encoding signal recognition particle-docking protein FtsY: MLSFLKGKDKDQKESAEPSRSWTQRLRDGLAATREKLGGQLKELFTSSARIDESFYEELETILISCDVGVAATRHLIDATRARVRKSGAATPEAVRDELKAALADLVAPLERPFAIGAERPFVILLCGVNGAGKTTSIGKLAHLFQAQGHSVLLAAGDTFRAAAREQLAEWGSRNNVTVVSQQSGDPGAVIFDAVQSAAAKGITVVLADTAGRLPTQLHLMEELKKVRRVTHKAMEGAPHETLLVLDANTGQNAVAQVKAFDDAIGLSGLVLTKLDGTAKGGVIAAIARERPVPVRFIGVGESLEDLRPFEARAFVDAMID; this comes from the coding sequence ATGCTGAGTTTCCTGAAGGGCAAGGACAAGGACCAGAAGGAGTCCGCCGAACCGTCGCGTTCGTGGACTCAGCGGTTGCGCGACGGCCTGGCCGCGACGCGCGAAAAGCTGGGCGGACAGCTCAAGGAGCTCTTCACCAGTTCGGCCAGGATCGACGAGAGCTTCTACGAAGAACTCGAGACCATCCTCATCTCGTGCGATGTCGGCGTGGCGGCCACGCGCCACCTCATCGACGCCACCCGGGCGCGCGTCCGCAAGTCCGGAGCAGCCACACCCGAGGCCGTCCGGGATGAATTGAAGGCGGCCCTGGCGGACCTCGTCGCACCGCTCGAGCGTCCGTTCGCGATCGGCGCGGAAAGGCCTTTCGTCATCCTGCTGTGCGGTGTCAACGGCGCAGGCAAGACGACCTCCATCGGCAAGCTGGCCCATCTGTTCCAGGCGCAGGGCCACTCGGTCCTTCTGGCTGCGGGCGACACCTTCCGTGCGGCCGCGCGGGAACAACTCGCGGAATGGGGCAGCCGCAACAACGTCACGGTCGTCTCGCAGCAGTCCGGCGATCCCGGCGCAGTGATATTCGATGCCGTTCAATCGGCCGCGGCGAAGGGAATCACCGTGGTGCTGGCCGACACCGCGGGCCGTCTGCCCACTCAGCTTCACCTCATGGAAGAACTCAAGAAGGTGCGGCGGGTCACGCACAAGGCGATGGAGGGGGCGCCCCACGAAACCCTCCTGGTGCTGGATGCCAACACCGGCCAGAACGCGGTGGCGCAGGTGAAGGCGTTCGACGACGCCATCGGCCTGAGCGGTCTCGTGCTCACCAAGCTGGACGGGACCGCCAAGGGCGGGGTGATCGCCGCGATCGCACGGGAACGGCCGGTACCGGTCCGGTTTATCGGTGTGGGCGAGAGCCTGGAGGATCTCCGGCCGTTCGAGGCGAGGGCCTTCGTCGACGCCATGATCGACTGA
- a CDS encoding ABC transporter permease, with amino-acid sequence MRRWIREHVLAVRDALGRLVRHSPATVLNVLVMGFALALPAGLHAVLKNVSELLPRAAPEPQLTLFLRTSAASGEIEAISARLQAHAAVARARFVSKDKALDDLKQSAGLVDVVDELGRNPLPDAFIVSARKDAAAELEGLKKAAEEWPGVEYAQLDSTWARQLGATLLAGRVSAAILAVILAVALLAVTFNTIRLQILGRREEIEVSKLIGATNAYIRRPFLYFGALQSLLGGLFGWGLIALAIRVLEHNLGDAVGLVSPRGSLLGLAPVEVGLLCGGAAVLGWCGAWLSATFFLRRLEP; translated from the coding sequence ATGAGGCGCTGGATTCGTGAGCACGTGCTCGCTGTCAGGGATGCCCTGGGCCGGCTGGTGAGGCATAGTCCGGCGACGGTACTGAACGTGCTGGTGATGGGTTTCGCGCTGGCATTGCCGGCAGGGCTTCACGCCGTCCTCAAGAACGTCTCCGAGCTGTTGCCCCGGGCGGCCCCGGAGCCCCAGCTCACCCTTTTCCTGCGCACGTCCGCGGCCTCGGGCGAGATCGAGGCCATCTCGGCCAGACTTCAAGCCCACGCGGCGGTGGCCCGCGCGCGCTTCGTGTCGAAGGACAAGGCCCTGGACGACCTCAAGCAGTCCGCCGGCCTCGTGGACGTCGTCGACGAACTGGGCCGCAACCCCCTTCCCGACGCTTTCATCGTGTCGGCGCGCAAGGATGCCGCCGCCGAACTGGAGGGTTTGAAGAAGGCGGCCGAGGAGTGGCCCGGGGTGGAATATGCCCAGCTCGACAGCACCTGGGCGCGCCAGCTGGGCGCGACGCTGCTCGCGGGCAGGGTTTCGGCTGCGATCCTGGCCGTGATCCTGGCGGTGGCTCTGCTGGCCGTCACTTTCAACACCATCCGCCTGCAGATCCTGGGGAGACGCGAGGAAATCGAGGTTTCCAAGCTCATCGGCGCGACGAATGCCTACATCCGCCGGCCTTTCCTGTATTTCGGAGCGCTCCAATCGCTCCTCGGCGGCTTGTTCGGCTGGGGCCTCATCGCCCTTGCAATCCGCGTCCTCGAACACAATCTCGGTGATGCGGTGGGACTCGTTTCCCCGCGCGGCAGCCTGCTGGGCCTGGCCCCGGTCGAAGTGGGGCTTCTCTGCGGAGGCGCCGCCGTGCTCGGGTGGTGCGGGGCGTGGCTGTCGGCCACCTTCTTTCTCCGCCGGCTGGAGCCGTGA
- the rsmD gene encoding 16S rRNA (guanine(966)-N(2))-methyltransferase RsmD, with amino-acid sequence MRAQQVRIIGGLHRSRLIRFPDKPGLRPTPDRVRETLFNWLGQDLAGRHVLDLFAGSGALGLEAASRGASTVVLVERDGAVAESLRENVRALSLATAQVVRMDALEFLRTDQRVFDVVFADPPYADADPPGLAAKISSHLSPEGLAYLEAPSPIADLAGWHVLRRLKAGNVHAHLLQKTP; translated from the coding sequence GTGAGGGCGCAGCAGGTCCGGATCATCGGCGGCCTGCATCGCAGCCGCCTCATCCGCTTTCCGGACAAGCCGGGGTTGCGTCCCACCCCTGATCGCGTGCGCGAGACGCTCTTCAACTGGCTCGGACAGGATCTTGCCGGACGTCACGTCCTCGACCTTTTTGCGGGCAGCGGGGCGCTGGGGCTCGAGGCCGCCTCGCGCGGCGCCTCGACCGTCGTCCTGGTGGAACGGGATGGCGCGGTGGCCGAATCCCTGCGCGAGAACGTCCGTGCACTCTCTCTCGCGACGGCCCAGGTGGTCCGGATGGATGCGCTAGAATTTCTGCGCACGGACCAGCGGGTTTTCGACGTCGTCTTTGCCGACCCCCCCTACGCGGACGCGGATCCGCCGGGCCTCGCGGCGAAGATTTCATCGCATCTGTCACCGGAAGGTCTGGCGTATCTGGAGGCTCCCTCTCCGATCGCCGATCTCGCGGGCTGGCACGTGTTGCGCCGGCTCAAGGCCGGCAACGTCCACGCGCACCTGCTGCAGAAGACTCCATGA
- the ftsE gene encoding cell division ATP-binding protein FtsE, with the protein MIRLTDVVKRYPGGREALRGISLEVSKGDFVLLTGHSGAGKSTLLKLVAAIERPTSGLVEVSGQNLARLSVAAIPYLRRNLGLVFQDHKLLYDRSVFENVALPLRIAGFEGADIGRRVRAALERVGLRDRERENPVALSGGEQQRVCIARAVVHRPALILADEPTANLDEAYAREIVSLFQTLHQVGVTLMVSTHSAEAFAGVNHRTVDLREGAVAA; encoded by the coding sequence GTGATCCGACTGACCGATGTCGTCAAACGCTATCCCGGCGGACGGGAGGCCCTTCGCGGCATATCTCTCGAGGTGTCCAAGGGCGATTTCGTGCTTCTGACCGGCCATTCGGGCGCCGGCAAGAGCACGCTGCTCAAGCTGGTGGCTGCCATCGAGCGCCCCACTTCGGGCCTGGTGGAAGTGAGCGGCCAGAATCTGGCGCGGCTCAGCGTGGCGGCCATCCCCTATCTGCGGCGAAACCTGGGCCTGGTGTTTCAGGACCACAAGCTTCTCTACGACCGGTCCGTCTTCGAGAACGTCGCCCTGCCATTGCGGATAGCCGGTTTCGAAGGAGCCGACATCGGGCGCCGTGTGCGCGCTGCCCTGGAACGCGTGGGTCTTCGGGACCGTGAGCGGGAGAACCCCGTCGCGCTCTCGGGCGGCGAGCAGCAGCGGGTCTGTATCGCGAGGGCGGTGGTTCACCGTCCCGCCCTCATCCTGGCCGACGAGCCCACCGCCAATCTGGACGAAGCGTACGCCCGGGAGATCGTGTCCCTGTTCCAAACGCTGCATCAGGTGGGAGTGACGCTCATGGTCTCCACCCACTCCGCGGAGGCCTTTGCGGGCGTCAACCACCGCACGGTGGATCTGCGGGAAGGAGCCGTCGCCGCATGA